The Brachyhypopomus gauderio isolate BG-103 chromosome 1, BGAUD_0.2, whole genome shotgun sequence genome includes a window with the following:
- the LOC143524897 gene encoding uncharacterized protein LOC143524897 isoform X2: MEMNENIYANTEVMEDNRSDSEDNSYEDMTVEPETQRTRYKKTQSPGTKATGSRCSRLTAVCLVLLCVLLLTVITVMWVTFTAERDQLQTSNYNLAIEKDQLQTSYNNLTIERDQLQTSLGDQIAQLKKEREELKKKLDAIEAKTWSDSRKDCKNRGADLVIINNREEQEFIVKMLGSNTAWIGLTDTEKEGVWKWVDGTELTTAYWNKNEPNNMHNNENCVLTGSSDKKGWNDIPCNIEIMWICEKNTL; encoded by the exons ATGGAGATGAACGAGAATATATATGCAAATACAGAAGTTATGGAAGACAACAGGTCTGATTCAGAAGACAATTCATATGAAGACATGACAGTTGAGCCTGAGACTCAGAGGACAAGATACAAGAAAACTCAGAGCCCAG GAACCAAAGCTACAGGGAGCAGATGTTCCAGActgactgcagtgtgtctggtgctgctgtgtgttctcctgctgaCTGTCATCACAGTGATGTGGGTCACgttcactgcagagagagaccagttacagaccagTAACTATAACCTGGCTATAGAGAAagaccagttacagaccagTTACAATAATCTGACTatagagagagaccagttacagaccagCCTGGGAGACCAGATAGCGCAAttaaagaaggagagagaagagctTAAGAAAAAATTGGATGCAATTG AGGCGAAAACATGGAGTGACAGCAGAAAGGACTGCAAAAATAGAGGAGCAGACCTAGTGATCATAAACAACAgagaggaacag GAATTCATAGTTAAAATGCTGGGCAGCAATACAGCTTGGAttggtttgactgacacagaaaaggaaggagTCTGGAAATGGGTGGATGGTACAGAACTCACCACCGC ATACTGGAATAAAAATGAACCAAACAACATGCATAATAATGAGAACTGTGTTCTGACAGGCTCTTCAGACAAGAAGGGATGGAATGACATACCATGTAATATAGAAATAATGTGGATCTGTGAGAAAAACACTTTATAA
- the LOC143524897 gene encoding C-type lectin domain family 4 member K-like isoform X1, with protein MEDNRSDSEDNSYEDMTVEPETQRTRYKKTQSPGTKATGSRCSRLTAVCLVLLCVLLLTVITVMWVTFTAERDQLQTSNYNLAIEKDQLQTSYNNLTIERDQLQTSLGDQIAQLKKEREELKKKLDAIDLSDTSIYYQKYYISLEAKTWSDSRKDCKNRGADLVIINNREEQEFIVKMLGSNTAWIGLTDTEKEGVWKWVDGTELTTAYWNKNEPNNMHNNENCVLTGSSDKKGWNDIPCNIEIMWICEKNTL; from the exons ATGGAAGACAACAGGTCTGATTCAGAAGACAATTCATATGAAGACATGACAGTTGAGCCTGAGACTCAGAGGACAAGATACAAGAAAACTCAGAGCCCAG GAACCAAAGCTACAGGGAGCAGATGTTCCAGActgactgcagtgtgtctggtgctgctgtgtgttctcctgctgaCTGTCATCACAGTGATGTGGGTCACgttcactgcagagagagaccagttacagaccagTAACTATAACCTGGCTATAGAGAAagaccagttacagaccagTTACAATAATCTGACTatagagagagaccagttacagaccagCCTGGGAGACCAGATAGCGCAAttaaagaaggagagagaagagctTAAGAAAAAATTGGATGCAATTG ATTTATCTGATACATCGATATACTACCAAAAATATTATATATCTCTAGAGGCGAAAACATGGAGTGACAGCAGAAAGGACTGCAAAAATAGAGGAGCAGACCTAGTGATCATAAACAACAgagaggaacag GAATTCATAGTTAAAATGCTGGGCAGCAATACAGCTTGGAttggtttgactgacacagaaaaggaaggagTCTGGAAATGGGTGGATGGTACAGAACTCACCACCGC ATACTGGAATAAAAATGAACCAAACAACATGCATAATAATGAGAACTGTGTTCTGACAGGCTCTTCAGACAAGAAGGGATGGAATGACATACCATGTAATATAGAAATAATGTGGATCTGTGAGAAAAACACTTTATAA